One window of Thermacetogenium phaeum DSM 12270 genomic DNA carries:
- the rplV gene encoding 50S ribosomal protein L22: MEARAVARYIWISPRKVRQVADLVRGKSVAEALGILRFMPQRAAVPITKVVKSAVANAEHNYNLDRDDLYIKRIFVDEGPTLKRYRPRARGRADLRRRRTSHITVVVAERKEG; encoded by the coding sequence GTGGAAGCAAGGGCTGTAGCGCGCTATATCTGGATTTCCCCGCGCAAGGTAAGGCAGGTAGCAGACCTGGTGCGGGGGAAAAGCGTAGCCGAAGCGCTGGGAATTTTGCGCTTCATGCCGCAGAGAGCAGCAGTACCCATTACCAAGGTTGTCAAATCTGCTGTTGCCAACGCCGAGCATAACTACAACCTCGACCGGGATGATCTCTATATCAAAAGAATCTTTGTAGACGAGGGGCCAACCCTCAAGCGTTACAGGCCGAGGGCACGGGGTAGGGCAGACCTCAGACGCAGAAGAACGAGTCACATCACGGTAGTCGTTGCAGAGCGAAAGGAGGGGTGA
- the rpsJ gene encoding 30S ribosomal protein S10 yields the protein MARQKIRIRLKAFDHKILDQSAQKIVETARRTGALISGPVPLPTEKSIITILRSPHVNKDSREQFEMRTHKRLIDIMEPTPKTIDALMRLDLPAGVDIEIKL from the coding sequence GTGGCGCGCCAGAAGATACGCATTAGGCTGAAGGCGTTTGATCATAAAATCCTCGACCAGTCAGCCCAGAAGATCGTAGAAACGGCAAGGCGCACAGGGGCGTTGATTTCAGGGCCCGTACCGCTGCCGACGGAAAAGAGTATCATTACTATTTTGCGGTCTCCCCATGTAAACAAGGATTCCCGGGAGCAGTTTGAGATGCGCACCCATAAACGGCTGATCGACATCATGGAACCGACTCCGAAAACGATCGATGCCCTCATGCGTCTCGACCTTCCGGCAGGGGTTGATATCGAGATTAAACTCTAA
- the rpsC gene encoding 30S ribosomal protein S3, protein MGQKVHPKGLRLGVIKEWDSRWYADKNYRELLHEDIVLRNYIKKRLYIAGVSRIEIERAANRVRVTIHTAKPGIVIGRGGTEVEALRKDLEKLSGKQVSVNIVEVKKPELDAQLVAESVAAQLEKRVAFRRAMKQAVFRAMRMGAQGIRIAVSGRLAGAEMARSEWYSEGKVPLHTLRADIEYGFAEASTQYGKIGVKVWIYLGEVLPEKNPSAQEKGDAAEGGGA, encoded by the coding sequence TTGGGACAAAAGGTGCATCCTAAGGGGCTTCGCCTGGGTGTCATCAAGGAATGGGATTCCAGGTGGTATGCCGATAAGAATTACCGGGAGCTGCTCCATGAGGATATCGTGCTCCGGAATTATATCAAGAAGCGCCTTTATATTGCCGGTGTTTCTCGAATTGAGATCGAGCGGGCGGCAAACCGCGTGCGGGTTACTATTCATACCGCCAAGCCCGGTATCGTTATCGGGCGTGGAGGAACCGAGGTGGAGGCTCTGCGCAAAGACCTGGAGAAGCTATCCGGCAAGCAGGTCAGCGTCAACATTGTGGAAGTAAAGAAGCCGGAACTTGACGCGCAGCTGGTTGCCGAAAGTGTGGCAGCCCAGCTGGAAAAGCGCGTGGCATTTCGCAGGGCGATGAAGCAGGCTGTTTTCAGGGCAATGCGGATGGGAGCGCAGGGAATCCGGATTGCCGTTAGCGGAAGGCTGGCCGGCGCGGAAATGGCCCGTTCTGAGTGGTACAGCGAAGGCAAAGTTCCCCTCCACACCCTGCGTGCCGATATCGAGTACGGATTTGCAGAAGCCAGCACCCAGTACGGAAAGATCGGGGTTAAAGTCTGGATTTACCTGGGAGAGGTACTGCCCGAGAAAAATCCGTCAGCACAGGAAAAAGGTGATGCTGCAGAAGGGGGCGGAGCGTAA
- the rpsS gene encoding 30S ribosomal protein S19 gives MGRSLKKGPYCDPKLLKKIVEMNEKGEKRVIKTWSRRSTIFPEMVGHTIAVHDGRRHVPIYITEDMVGHKLGEFAPTRHFRGHGAHTERSTALK, from the coding sequence TTGGGTCGTTCTCTCAAAAAAGGGCCTTATTGTGACCCGAAGTTGTTAAAAAAGATCGTTGAAATGAATGAAAAGGGCGAAAAAAGGGTGATCAAAACCTGGTCGCGGCGTTCGACGATTTTTCCGGAGATGGTTGGCCATACGATAGCGGTGCATGACGGGCGGAGGCATGTTCCCATCTACATCACCGAGGACATGGTGGGACACAAACTGGGTGAATTTGCACCGACCCGACATTTCCGCGGCCACGGCGCCCACACCGAACGCTCGACTGCGCTCAAGTAG
- the rplD gene encoding 50S ribosomal protein L4 translates to MPKAALFNTEGVRIGEVELRDDVFGVPVNEHVLHQAVVRHLANRRAGTAATKTRGEVQGTGRKPWRQKGTGRARVGSIRSPLWRGGGIVFGPQPRSYRQAMPRKMRRLALKSALSARANEGAMIVIEDIQLPEPKTKEAIKLLQSLDAVSNALIVTGREMPLVERATRNIPGVRLTMAERLNTYDVLLADKLVLTREALDKIEEVLGNA, encoded by the coding sequence ATGCCCAAAGCAGCATTGTTCAATACAGAAGGTGTCAGGATCGGAGAAGTAGAACTCCGGGATGATGTCTTTGGCGTCCCGGTCAATGAGCACGTCCTCCATCAGGCTGTAGTGCGTCACCTGGCCAACAGGAGAGCCGGAACCGCTGCAACCAAAACGCGCGGTGAGGTTCAGGGAACCGGCCGCAAACCCTGGCGGCAAAAGGGTACTGGCCGGGCGCGGGTTGGAAGCATTCGGTCGCCTTTATGGCGTGGGGGAGGGATCGTTTTTGGTCCCCAGCCCCGCAGCTACCGACAGGCTATGCCGCGCAAGATGCGCCGGTTGGCTCTGAAATCGGCGCTGTCGGCCCGGGCGAATGAGGGAGCCATGATCGTTATCGAAGATATTCAGCTTCCGGAACCGAAGACCAAAGAAGCCATTAAACTTTTGCAGTCCTTAGACGCCGTGTCCAATGCCCTGATCGTTACCGGGAGGGAGATGCCGCTGGTAGAAAGGGCGACGCGCAACATTCCGGGAGTGCGGTTGACCATGGCGGAGCGATTGAACACTTATGATGTGCTGTTGGCTGATAAGCTGGTCTTAACCCGGGAAGCCCTGGACAAGATCGAGGAGGTGCTCGGCAATGCGTAG
- the rplW gene encoding 50S ribosomal protein L23: MRSPHDVLIRPLVTEKAVNLAQEQNKYTFYVDKRANKIEIKKAVEDLFKVKVLSVNTINVKGKKKRVGRYEGRTPERKKAIVTLRPGDKIDIFEGLLS; encoded by the coding sequence ATGCGTAGTCCGCATGACGTCCTCATCAGGCCACTGGTGACGGAAAAAGCGGTGAATCTGGCCCAGGAACAGAACAAGTACACCTTTTATGTGGATAAAAGGGCGAACAAGATTGAGATTAAAAAGGCTGTTGAGGATCTCTTTAAGGTCAAGGTTCTTTCGGTAAATACGATCAACGTCAAGGGGAAGAAAAAGCGGGTTGGCCGTTATGAGGGCCGGACACCGGAACGCAAGAAAGCGATTGTTACCTTAAGACCGGGTGATAAGATCGACATCTTCGAGGGGCTACTCTCTTAG
- the rpmC gene encoding 50S ribosomal protein L29, with protein sequence MKKVKELRELTDEELQRKLIDLKDELFRLRFQLATGQLENPMRIREVKRNFARAKTIIREREIMRQRGENIESGLGR encoded by the coding sequence GTGAAGAAGGTTAAGGAACTGCGAGAGCTGACAGACGAAGAACTGCAGAGGAAATTAATCGACCTGAAGGACGAATTGTTCCGCCTGCGCTTCCAGCTGGCGACGGGTCAGCTGGAGAACCCTATGCGCATCCGTGAGGTTAAGCGTAATTTTGCCCGGGCGAAGACCATTATCCGGGAAAGGGAGATCATGCGTCAGCGCGGAGAGAATATCGAGTCTGGCCTGGGCAGATAG
- the rplC gene encoding 50S ribosomal protein L3, with protein MSNGILGRKVGMSQVFDEEGKAVPVTVIEAGPCYVVQKKTPERDGYAALQLGFGEVEANKLNRPLRGHFTKSGVKPLRFLKEIRLDSDAVDSYEVGQEVKVDIFNPGDYVDVQGVTKGKGFAGGIKRHGFHRGPMKHGSKYHRRPGSLGAKGPARVFKGRKLPGRAGGEMRTVKNLKVVKVDPEHNLLLVRGAVPGPRMGLLLIKNSAR; from the coding sequence TTGTCCAATGGTATACTCGGCCGCAAAGTAGGCATGTCGCAGGTTTTTGATGAGGAAGGAAAGGCGGTGCCGGTGACCGTAATAGAAGCGGGTCCCTGCTATGTCGTTCAAAAGAAAACTCCGGAGCGAGATGGATACGCCGCCTTACAGCTCGGTTTTGGAGAGGTTGAAGCCAATAAGTTGAACCGCCCCTTGCGCGGCCATTTCACTAAAAGTGGTGTCAAGCCGCTCCGTTTCCTTAAAGAGATCCGCCTTGATAGCGATGCCGTAGACAGTTATGAAGTGGGTCAGGAAGTGAAGGTTGATATTTTCAACCCCGGCGACTACGTAGATGTCCAGGGTGTCACTAAAGGTAAAGGGTTTGCCGGAGGCATCAAGAGACACGGCTTCCACCGCGGGCCTATGAAGCACGGTTCAAAATACCACCGCAGGCCCGGTTCTCTGGGGGCAAAGGGGCCTGCGCGGGTCTTTAAGGGAAGAAAGCTACCAGGCAGAGCAGGCGGGGAAATGAGAACGGTGAAAAACCTTAAGGTTGTCAAGGTTGATCCCGAACACAATCTCCTGCTGGTGCGCGGAGCAGTCCCTGGACCCCGGATGGGACTGCTCCTGATTAAAAATTCGGCGCGATAG
- the rplB gene encoding 50S ribosomal protein L2 — protein sequence MGIKKYKPTSPGRRHMSVLTFEELSDVEPERSLIEPLRKKSGRNNTGRITVRHRGGGAKRFYRVIDFKRDKDGIPARVATLEYDPNRSANIALLNYADGEKRYILAPQGLKVGDTVISGKDADIKPGNALPLRNIPVGTLVHNIEMKPGGGGKLVRSAGAVAQVMAREGDYATIRMPSGEMRMIHADCKATVGQVGNVDHENISYGKAGRKRLMGVRPTVRGVVMNPVDHPHGGGEGKSPIGRNPVTPWGKPALGAKTRKKNKASDQFIIKRRAK from the coding sequence ATGGGTATTAAAAAATACAAACCGACATCTCCCGGAAGGCGCCATATGAGCGTGCTTACTTTTGAGGAACTGAGTGATGTGGAACCGGAAAGGTCCCTGATCGAGCCTTTGCGAAAAAAGTCGGGGCGTAATAACACGGGACGCATTACGGTGCGCCATAGGGGTGGAGGTGCCAAGCGCTTTTACCGGGTTATTGACTTCAAACGGGATAAGGATGGGATTCCTGCCCGGGTGGCGACGTTGGAATACGACCCAAACCGCTCCGCCAATATTGCCCTGCTCAACTACGCGGACGGGGAAAAGCGGTACATCCTGGCTCCGCAGGGGCTTAAGGTGGGAGACACCGTAATCTCGGGCAAAGATGCCGATATTAAGCCGGGAAATGCCCTCCCCTTACGCAATATTCCAGTCGGGACTCTGGTTCATAATATTGAGATGAAGCCGGGGGGCGGAGGCAAACTGGTGCGCTCGGCCGGGGCCGTTGCCCAGGTGATGGCCAGGGAGGGTGATTATGCCACCATCAGGATGCCTTCAGGGGAAATGCGGATGATCCACGCCGACTGCAAAGCCACCGTGGGACAGGTCGGCAATGTCGACCACGAGAATATAAGCTACGGTAAAGCAGGAAGGAAGCGCCTGATGGGTGTGAGGCCGACCGTGCGCGGCGTCGTGATGAATCCTGTTGACCATCCGCACGGCGGTGGTGAAGGGAAATCGCCGATCGGCCGCAATCCGGTAACGCCGTGGGGCAAGCCGGCTTTAGGTGCCAAGACGCGCAAAAAGAACAAGGCCTCTGATCAGTTCATTATCAAGCGGCGCGCGAAGTAA
- the rpsQ gene encoding 30S ribosomal protein S17 — protein sequence MAERARRKTRIGRVVSDKMDKTVVVAVETAVQHPLYGRIVRRTKKFKAHDENNECRIGDQVKIMETRPLSKEKRWRVVEILQRADEVGPPGKEDEVIDPATDNIESGR from the coding sequence TTGGCTGAGCGAGCGAGGCGCAAAACGCGGATCGGAAGAGTAGTCAGCGATAAGATGGATAAAACTGTTGTTGTTGCAGTCGAAACTGCGGTACAGCATCCTCTCTACGGTCGAATTGTCCGGCGCACTAAGAAATTCAAGGCTCATGACGAAAACAATGAGTGCCGGATCGGTGACCAGGTGAAGATCATGGAGACCCGCCCTTTGAGCAAGGAGAAAAGATGGCGGGTGGTAGAGATTCTGCAGCGCGCCGATGAAGTAGGGCCGCCTGGAAAGGAGGATGAAGTAATTGATCCAGCCACAGACAATATTGAAAGCGGGAGATAA
- the rplP gene encoding 50S ribosomal protein L16, translated as MLMPKRVKYRKPHLVRPKGKVKRGCEVTFGEYGLQSLEAGWISARQIEAARIAMTRYIKRGGKVWIKIFPQQPVTAKPAETRMGSGKGTPDYWVAVVKPGRVLFELAGVSEDVAREAMRLASHKLPVKTRFIKRQEAGGEAGEEG; from the coding sequence ATGTTAATGCCTAAGAGGGTTAAGTATAGAAAGCCGCACTTAGTCCGCCCGAAGGGGAAAGTCAAGCGCGGATGTGAGGTGACTTTCGGTGAGTACGGTCTTCAATCTTTGGAGGCCGGATGGATCAGCGCCCGGCAGATCGAGGCTGCTCGTATTGCCATGACCCGTTACATCAAGCGCGGAGGGAAGGTTTGGATCAAGATTTTCCCTCAGCAGCCTGTTACCGCCAAGCCGGCGGAAACAAGAATGGGCAGTGGAAAGGGAACGCCCGATTACTGGGTAGCTGTGGTGAAACCTGGCCGGGTGCTTTTTGAGCTGGCCGGAGTTTCAGAGGATGTAGCACGTGAAGCCATGCGTCTGGCAAGCCACAAATTGCCCGTCAAAACCCGATTTATCAAACGGCAGGAAGCAGGTGGTGAGGCCGGTGAAGAAGGTTAA